Within the Pecten maximus unplaced genomic scaffold, xPecMax1.1, whole genome shotgun sequence genome, the region AAAATCATCTTAGAAAATCGGGAAAAGGTGATGATAAAACGGTTTCAAAGGAAACCGTCGTCAGCAATCCTAGGTATGTCATTGGTAAGGAAGATCAACACTTTCCAGAAAAGCTTACTTCATCCCCAGGTACACGGATGAAGAATCATTTCGGACAAGACACAGATACCAATCGATTTCTTTTTCCTAAGTATCTAGGAAGATTGGGcaatatcatgtttatatacGCATCATGTTATAGTCTTGCTCGCGACAACAATCTTAGTCTCTTTTTAtcaaaaacagacaaaatataccaaccATTTGCCAATATACCTGCAGCAACACCACCTAATGTAACACTTTGTAGAAGGACAATAGTATCCTTTAACCAAACACGGCCAAGATATTTTGAACAGTTTCGCTTATCTGAAACAAACGCGTCGTGTGTGCGAATAGAAGGTTTTCTTCAGTCATGGAAGCATTTTAAAGATCATTTCGACGATATCAGATACCAATTCACCTGGAGAACGTCGTTTCGAGAAAAGGCTATACATAAAATAGAAAGACTAAAAAAGCAAACATGGCCAAATGTACCTTCCTCTAAAATTACAACTGTAGGTATCCACGTCCGTCGGGGTGATTACGTCACGGAAAAACGACCGATGGCGGATCGTGAATACTTTGAATATGCAAAGAGATATTTTCTAAAGATTTTTTCAAATGTTCTTTTTATAGTAACAACATCGCCAAATGAAAGAGACCAGATGTGGTGcataaataacatacaaaacgGAAGTGGCCTTACAGTATTAGCAAGTTCCAACGATTCATTTGTTGACCTGGCTTTGCTTTCATTGACGGATCACGTGATCATTTCGACTGGGACGTTTGGCTGGTGGGCGGGGTTCTTGAACAAAGGACATGTATTCTATTTTGATTGGATCCCAATGAATCACAGTCGTTATAACCGAAAAGATTACATTTTACCCCACTGGATTGGAATAAAAGCTATAAACACTGATGAAAACAATACGACTGTTTACCGAACTGTTACGTCATCATGAGGCGATTTCGTATTGATATACTTAATATATTCACACATACATTAAATTCCTTTGGGCAGGGATTTGGTACATAGCCTCGTTTGACGGTTTCTGAATATAAGTTGTTTAAAGACGTTCAATATTTTAGTTTCTGGTGTATTGGAAGTAGTGATCACCACACTGTCTCGTCCTTTACCTTAACAAGAAACAccaacattttcttttaaataccGATCGcgtgaaaaatatatataacttgaaATGGCTTAAACCCCCCTCTTGAATGTCAAACTTCACCGTTCAGACCGCTATTAATTAACAACCATACCATACTAAAACTCTTATTTAATGCCCGAGATTGCTATTAACGGTCTTCCTCCGTTTAGAAAAATTTACGATCATAGAATCTTTTA harbors:
- the LOC117320183 gene encoding galactoside 2-alpha-L-fucosyltransferase 2-like, with translation KVPMASHIRQVTFFFLLCMSVMVFVYLAKESALKNFMIQKQSCQYQSFFGNSITPCFRSSLLSGHSDSTSIVTEIKEKRQNTGKDGPERIDQNHLRKSGKGDDKTVSKETVVSNPRYVIGKEDQHFPEKLTSSPGTRMKNHFGQDTDTNRFLFPKYLGRLGNIMFIYASCYSLARDNNLSLFLSKTDKIYQPFANIPAATPPNVTLCRRTIVSFNQTRPRYFEQFRLSETNASCVRIEGFLQSWKHFKDHFDDIRYQFTWRTSFREKAIHKIERLKKQTWPNVPSSKITTVGIHVRRGDYVTEKRPMADREYFEYAKRYFLKIFSNVLFIVTTSPNERDQMWCINNIQNGSGLTVLASSNDSFVDLALLSLTDHVIISTGTFGWWAGFLNKGHVFYFDWIPMNHSRYNRKDYILPHWIGIKAINTDENNTTVYRTVTSS